CTTTTAAAAGAAGCACCCCTAGCAGCTAATAATATAAATTTCTCTTAGAATATAGCATATTTAATTAAAAAATTCAATTGTTTTTAAAAAGGTCTTTTAAAATTTTAAAAAATAGTTGAACTATTCTGTGATATATGATATATTAGAAGTAAAGTTTAAGTAAATTTTACTAATGTAAAATTAAAATAAAATACTACTCATATATCCCTGTAATATGGTCAGGAGTCTCTACGGGTTGCCAATATAACAAGCCGCTATGAGTTGAAATATATTGTAATAATTTTTTAATTATTTCACTCCTAAAAATATTTCAAGGATATATATAAGTAAATTCTTAGGAGGAAAAAGTGAGAAACAGATCACCTTATCACTTAGATGGAGTTCCATCGTTAAAAGAGGCTATTCCATTAGGCTTACAGCATGTACTAGCAATGTTTGTAAGTAACATCACACCACTTATAATTGTAGCTGGGGCGTTAAATATGCCAGCTGAAACAAAAACTTTTCTTATTCAATGTACTATGTTTGTAGCGGGATTAAATACTATGATACAAGCATATACTCTAGGACCTATCGGAGCAAAATTACCTATCGTTGTTGGTACAAGTTTCGCTTTTGTACCAGTTGCACTTTCAATCGGAACTCAATATGGATATGAAGCAATATTAGGAGCTGCCTTAGTTGGTGGAATCTTTGAAGCATTCATAGGATTAATTATAAAAAAAATAAGAAGATATTTTCCACCAGTAGTAACAGGAGTTATTGTATTATCAATTGGTTTATCTCTACTTCCTACAGGAGTAGCAAGTTTTGCTGGAGGATTTGGAGCAGCAGATTTTGGATCTTTTTCAAATCTTCTTTTAGGAATGATTGTTTTAATAACAGTTATATACTTTAAACAATTTACTAAAGGGATTACAAGTACAGGAGCTATGTTTATAGGAACTGTTATAGGATTTATAGTTGCAATTTTTATGGGAAAAGTAGATTTAGCTTCACTAAGTACAGCTGGTTATTTTAATCTACCTAGACCATTTACTTATGGCTTTTCATTTCATTTAGATGCTTGTTTAGCTATGGTTATGATGTATATAGTATCAGCTGTTGAAACTGTTGGAGATATGTCTGGAGTTACAATGGGAGGAGCTAATAGAGAACTAACTGATAGAGAGTTATCAGGAGGAATTTTAGCAGATGGAATAGGAAGTTGTATAGCAGCAGCTTTTTCTATATTACCTACTACTTCATTCAGCCAAAATACAGGATTAGTTACAATGACAGGGGTTATGAGTAGATTTGTTGTTGGAGTAGGGGCAGCCTTTTTAATGCTAGGAGCTTTTATTCCAAAGGTAGGAGCAATATTATCAATAGTTCCAGCAAGTGTAATAGGTGGAAGCTTAGTAATGGTTTTTGCTATGATATCTATATCTGGAATTAATCTTATCACAAAAGAGCCATTAAAAGGAAGAAATGCTTTAATACTATCTGTTTCTTTAGGATTAGGTTATGGTTTAGGAAGTGTACCACAAGCTTTAAATAATTTTCCTGAAAGTGTTAAATTAATATTTGGAGGTTCAGGAATAGTTGTTTCAGGTTCAATTGCTGTAATTTTAAACTTAATTTTACCACCAGATGAAGAGATAAAAAAATTAATAAAAAAAGATAAAATGAAAGTATAAAAAATTATAAACATATAGGAGGTCAGCTTTGTTTAGTTTTAAAAATTATTTAGCTGCAACATCATTAGAGGAAGCTTATAATGAGTTATCAAAAAATCAAAAAAACATAATACTAGGGGGAACTTCTTATTTAAGAATGGGAAATGTTGCTTACAACACTGCCATTGATCTTTCAAATCTTGCTCTTAATTATATAAGAGAAGAGGGAGAATATGTGCATATTGGAGCAATGACAAGTTTTAGAGATTTAGAAACAAATGAAATTACACAAAATTTATTTGATGGAATTTTAGACAAATGTGTTAGAGGGATAATAGGAGTTCAATTTAGATCAAATGTAACAGTGGGAGCTACTGTATTTTCTAAATATGGATTTTCAGATTTAATTCCTACATTACTAGCTATGAATGCTACTGTTGTTCTTTTTAATGGTGGAGAATTAACTTTAGAAGAATACTTAAAAGAGGAAAAATTAAGAAGAGATATTTTAGTTGAAGTTAAAGTAAAAAAAGAGGGAAGAGGAGCTTTCCAAAGTATAAGAAAAAGTAAAACTGACTATGCTATTACAAATGCTTGTGTAACAAAAACAGAAGCTGGAATAAGAGTAGCTATAGGAGTAAGACCTGGAAAAGCTGTATTAGCTTACAAAGCTATGGAACTTTTAAATACAAATGAGATTACTGAAGAGATTATAGATAAAGCTTGTGAGATTATGAGTGAAGAGGTTACTTTTGGAAGTAACATGAGAGGAACAGGAGAGTATAGAAAAGCTGTTTCAAAAACTCTTGTAAAAAGAGCTATCAAGGAGGTATTATAGTGCTTTTAACACTTAATGTTAACGGAAGAAAAAGAGAGATTGTTATCTCAGCTGATGAATATTTATTAGATGTATTAAGAAAATTAGGATATCTAAGTGTAAAAAGAGGGTGTGATACAGGATCTTGTGGACTTTGTACAGTTCTTGTAGATGATAAGCCTGTTTTATCTTGTAGTACTTTAGCTGTAAGAGCTCAAGGAAAAAATGTAACAACAATTGAAGGTTGTCAAAGAGAAGCTCAAAAATTTGCTGAATTTATGGCAGCAGAGGGAGCTGAACAATGTGGATTTTGTGCTCCAGGATTTACATTGACAGTATTAGCTCTTATGAAAGAGTATGAAAATCCAACTGATGAGGAGATTTTACACTACTTAAATGGAAATCTTTGTAGATGTAGTGGATATGTTTCACAACTTAGAGCTATAAAAAACTTTATGGAGGCTGAGAAAAGATAATGAAATTTGTAAATAAAGAGATGAAAAAAGTAGATGGTGTTGGGTTAATTACAGGAAAACCATTCTATACTGATGATTTAGTTGCAAATCAAGAATATCTTATTATAAAACTTTTAAGATCTCCACATGCTTATGCTAGAATCAAAAATATTGATACAACAATAGCTGAAAAAATACCAGGAGTAGAGGCTATTTATACATATAAAGATGTTCCACAAACTATGTTTACATTGGCTGGGCAATCTTATCCAGAGCCATCTCCATATGATAGAAAAATTTTAGATGAGTATGTGAGATATGTAGGAGATCCAGTGGCTATAATTGCTGCTGTAGATGAAAGAGTAGCTGAAAAAGCTATGAATCTAATAAAAGTGGAATATGAAGTTTTAGAAGCTGTAGTTGATTATGAAAAAGCTTTAGATTCTCACATATTAGTACATAAAGATAAAGCTCATACAAATTATGATAATATAGGATATGATAATACAAGAAACTTAGCATCTTCATATTTACAAGTAAAAGGAGATGTAGAAAAAGGATTTGCTGAAAGTGAAGTTATATTAGAAAATACTTATTATACACAACCTCAAATTCATGCTATGATGGAAACTTATAGATCAGCAGCATATTTTGATGTGTATGGAAGATTAACTGTTATATCTTCTACTCAAATTCCTTTCCATGTAAGAAGACATTTAGCTAGAGCATTAGAGTATCCTAGTAGCAAAATAAGAGTTATAAAACCAAAATTAGGTGGAGGATTTGGAGGAAAGCAAACTTCTGTTTGTGAAATTTATGCTGCTTTTGTAACATTAAAAACAGGAAAACCTTCAAAAATAATCTATACTAGAAAAGAAACTCAAGCTTATTCTAATACTAGACATGGAATGAGATTAACTGTAAAAATAGGATCAGATAGAGAAGGAAATATAAAGGCTATTGATATAAATGTATTATCTAATACAGGAGCTTATGGAGAACACGCTCCAACAGTAACAGCTCTTGTAGTTTATAAAACTTTCCCACTTTATGAAAAAATCCCTATGAGATGTAAAGCTGATATAGTTTACTCTAATACAATGGTAGGAGGAGCTTTCAGAGGTTATGGAGCTACTCAAGGAACATTCGCTGTGGAATCTGCTGTAAACGAATTAGCTCATAAATTAGGATTAGATCCTACTGAAGTAAGAATGAAAAACTTAGTAGACCAATCTGAAAAAGTAAGTGGAGATATTAAAAAATGTATTGAGATTGGTAAAAAAGCTTTTGAATGGGAAAATAGAAAAGTAGTGGACATGGGAGATGGAAAGGTTAGAGCTTCTGGAATGGCAGTAACTATGCAAGGTTCTGGAATTGCTGGTGTAGATACAGGTTCAGCTACAGTTAAATTCCATGACAGTGGAGACTTTACTGTAATGTTAGGAGTTACTGACATGGGACAAGGTTGTGACACTGTTCTTACTCAAATGGCTGCTGAAGTTTTAGAAGTACCAATGGAGAAAGTAATCGTAAATACAGCTGATACTGATACATCTCCATATGATCCAGGAGCATACGCTTCAAGTGGAACTTATGTAACAGGAAACGCTGTAATTATAGCATGTGAAAAAATGAAAAAAGAGATAGTTAAAGCTGCAGCTAAGTTAATGAATAAAGCTGAAGATGAGGTAGAGTATAAAGGTGAATATGTAGAAGCAAAAGATGGAACTACTCTTACATTAAAAGAGATAGGAATTAGAAGTGTATCTTTTGAAGGGCAAAATCAAATTACTACTACAGGAACTTGGGGAGGACAAACTTCTCCACCACCATTTATAGCTAGTTTTGCTGAAGTAGAAGTAGATACACTTACTGGAGAGGTAAATGTAGTAGATTTCTTATCAGTAGCAGATTGTGGAACACCAATAAACCCAGCTTTAGCAAGAGTTCAAGTAGAGGGAGGAATAGCTCAAGGAATAGGGCTTGCTCTAACTGAAGAAGTAACTATTGATAAAAATGGAAAACTTTTACAAGATACTTTAATGCAATATAAGATCCCATCAAGAAAAGACATTGGACCTAAAGTAAATGTTATATTTAGCCATTCAAATGAGCCAACAGGACCTTTTGGAGCAAAATCAATTGGAGAAGTTGTTATAAATACAGCAGCTCCAGCTATTGCTGACGCTATATATAAAGCAACTAAAGCAAGAGTAAGAAGTCTTCCTATAACAAGTGAAAAATTATTTTGGAAAATATATTCAAAATAATTGGAATTTATGATATAATATAAAAATATCATTAATTTATGAGATAAATATTGGAGGCTTATTTTAAACATGGAATTATTAAAGGATTATATTCTAAATAACGGAAAAACAATTGGTTCAAAGATTTTAAAAGTAGATAGTTTTTTAAATCACCAAATTGACCCAGTTCTTATGATGAAGATGGGAGAGGAATTTAAAAGAAGATTTGAAGGAGTAGAAATTAATAAAATTCTTACAATTGAAGCTTCTGGAATTGCTATTGGACTTGCAGCTGCTTATGCTTTTCATGTACCTTTAGTATTTGCTAAGAAGAAGGTTCCTTCTACAATGTCAGATTTTTATACTACTAAAGTATTCTCTTTTACTAAAAATCAAGATTATACTATCTGTGTAGGAAAAGATTTCTTACAACCTGAAGATAAAATTTTAATAATAGATGACTTTTTAGCTATGGGAAATGCTGTATTGGGATTAAAAGATCTTGTAGATCAAGCAGGAGCTCAAGTAATGGGAGCAGGAATAGCTGTAACTAAAGGTTTCCAAGGTGGAGAAAAACTACTTAAAGATCAAGGAATAAGAGTAGAATCTTTAGCTGTAGTGGAATCTTTAGAAAATGGAGAAATTAATTTTAGATAAAAAACTATTGACAAAATGAAAATATAGGTGTATTATAACACATATAAAAAAATTTTTAAGAGGAGATTATTATGAAAGGAAATTTTGTTTTACTAAATTTTAAAACAATACATCATCACCATCATAGGTAGAGAGTTTGTTTTGTGAAAATTTTTCATAGATACAGACTCTAATTGGCATGCAAATTAAGAGAAATGTATCTATGATGGTAAAACAAAGGACTTCATAATTAAGTAAAGCCATCTGGATAAAACAGATGGCTTTTTTATTTTATTAAAACAAGGGGGATAAAATTATGAAAAAAATAATGATGTGTTTAATGTTAATGGTAAGTGTTTTTGTTAGTTCTTTTGGAGCAGATAAGTCTCTTGAGCAAGTAAAAGAAAAGGGATATTTTATAGTAGGATTAGATGCAACTTTTGCTCCAATGGGTTATAGAGATGAAAAAGGTGAGATAGTAGGATTAGATATTGATTTAGCTAAAGAAGTAGCTAGAAGAATAGGAGTAGAGGCAAGATTTAAACCATGTGAGTGGGATGCTATAATATTTGATCTAAGAAGTAAAAATATAGATATGGTATGGAATGGAATGACTATTACTCCAGCTAGAGAAAAACAAGTAGCTTTTACTAAACCATATCTATCTGATAACCAAATAATTTTTACTAGAAAAGGAGAACCTCAAGCAAAAGTTCAAGACTTAGCAGGAAAAGTTGTAGGGGTACAATTAGGAAGTTCAGGAGCTCAATCAGTAGAGGACAATCCAATTAGAAGTGAGATAAAAGAGTTAAAAAAATATGCTACAAATGTTGAAGCTCTTATGGATTTAGAAGCTGGAAGATTAGATGCAGTAGTAATGGATGAAATTTCAGGAAAATATTACAATGCTAAAAAATCAACTCTTAACTATTCAGTAGAAACTTTAGCAGAGGAAAGTTATGGAGTAGCACTTAGAAAACAAGATAAAGCTCTTGTAGAAGAGATCAATAAACAATTAGATGCCATGAAAGCTGATGGAACATTTGAACAAATAAAAGCAAAATGGTTAGGTAAATAATAAAAAAAGGAGATAAAGAATGGAAAATAATATTTTATTTATATTGCAGGGGTTAGGATTAACAGTGAAGTTATACATAATTACAATGGTGTTTTCACTACCATTAGGAGTAATTCTTTCATTGGGAAGAATATCAAAAAATTCTCTTTTAAATAATGGAATACAAGTTTATACTTGGATTTTTAGAGGAACACCATTATTATTACAATTATTCTTTGTATATTATGGATTACCTGTAGTAGGAATTACTTTATCTCCTTTTACAGCTGCAGCACTTACTTTTATAATCAATTATACAGCATATTTTTGTGAAATATTTAGAGGAAGTATTTTAGGTATAGATCAAGGTCAATATGAGGCTGCTAAAGTTTTAGGAATGAGTTATTGGCAAACTATGATAAGAATAATAGTTCCTCAAGCTCTTATTACAGCATTACCACCTCTAGGTAATGAAGCAATAGCCTTAATAAAAGATACCTCTCTTATATCAGCTATAGGAATGGCAGAGATACTTAGAAATTCAAGAGAGATAGTAACTAGAGATTTCTCAATTACTCCATTTATTATTTGTGCAGCAGTATATTTAATACTTTCAACTGTAGTGGTAATATTTTTTAAGAGAATGGAGAAAAAGGTGATGATATAATGATTATAAAGATAAGAGATTTATATAAAAATTATGAAGGAAATGTAAAGATATTAAAAGGTGTAAACTTAGATATTGAAAAGGGAGAGGTTATCTCTATAATAGGAGCTTCTGGAGGAGGAAAATCAACTTTACTTAGATGTATGATAGGATTAGAAGAGATAGATGGTGGAACTGTAGAAACTCCAGATAGAAAAAAGATGGGAATGGTATTTCAATCTTTTAATCTTTTTCCACATAAAACAGCTTTACAAAATATTATGGAATCTTTAGTTGTTGTGGATAAAATGCCTAAAGAGGAAGCTAAAAAGATTGGATTGGAACTTTTAGAGAGAGTAGGATTAAAAGAGAGAGCTAATTTTTATCCTAAAGCACTTTCAGGAGGACAAAAACAAAGAGTAGCTATAGCAAGAGCTATGGCAAAAAATCCAGAGGTATTACTATTTGATGAACCTACTTCAGCTTTAGATCCTGAGATGGTAAATGAGGTATTAAACGTAATACAAAACTTAAGAGATACTACAGATATGACAATGGTTATTGTTAGTCACGAAATTGATTTTGTTAATAAGATATCTGATAGAATTGTAGTAATGGAAAACGGAAATATAAAAGAGATAAGAGATAATAAAAAATAGTTTTAAAATTAGATAGAAGGAGAAGATTTTCTAATGATAATTTTTATCAAAGGAAATTTTCTCCTTTATTCTATATATAAAAAAATCCCTAATCTTTTATTTTTTTAATAAAATTAAAAAATATTTTTATAAATATCAAAAAATAAAAATTATTTTATAAATATTCTTGACTTTACTTTCTTAATATGATAATGTATATTTATGATTATATCTTAGGAGGAATTTTAAATGAGACAAGAAGCAACAATCAACAGAAATAGTATAACAGTAAACTTTACAGTGAAGTACTGTAACAATGCGGAATCACTTTTAGATAGTGATGGATTTAAAAGAGTTTTAACAGCTTTTATTGAAAAAATTGAAAAGAAAGAAACACCAGTATATGTATATATAAAGGATTGTTGTGGAAAAAATGTCAATTTAGTTCAAGAGATAACAAAACTTTTTAAACTACTTATTGTATTAGAAGCTGAAGAGATAGCCAAATTAGATGAAAAATATGCTAGATTATTAGAAGATAGAAATACTTTAATAGAATTTATAGAAAATCTATATACATTCTGGAGAAAATTTGAGAGATATGCAATTGTAAGAAATAGTAAAAAAGGAGAGGGACTTCAAAATGTAAACTTTATTGAAGCTATTAATAACTTTAAAAACCTTATCCTTAGTACATATAGACAGATAGAAGAAACTGTAATGGGATATAAACATAGAGTATATAGACAATTAAGTGCAGGAATAAATGCAGGAATTATCTTAAATGATATGAATAGAAGTTGTCCAGCTGAATATTCATTCTTAGAGAGAGTTCCATTTATTGAAACAATAATTTTACAACCACCATTTATTACATATCCGAAAAGAAATACAAGAACAGGAATTTTCCAAGAAGTATTTGAAAATCCTTTAAAAGATGTATGTATAAACGAGGAAAACTGGTTCTGTTATCCTGCTAAAGTAGGAGAATCATTAGCTTTCATCTACTTTAATAGATTCTTTATGTCACAAGGAATAGCTCTTTGTAACCTATTTGAATTAGCAAGAGAAGAGGAGTATAAAAATAGAAAACCAGATATTATCTATGTATATGGAGTAAAAGATTATGATACTGAAATGAAAACAGTATTTTATGATGATAAAGAAAATAATATGATAATTGGTTATGCTAACTATGGAGAAGATATAGACTACTTTGGATATATGAAAAAAATGATTTTAACTCTTCATAACTTAAGAATGATTCAAAAAGGTGGATTACCTATACATGGTGCTATGGTAAATATAATTATGAAGAATGGAAAGAAATACAATATAGTTATAATGGGAGATAGTGGAGCTGGTAAGTCAGAGAGCTTAGAAGCTTTTAGAAATCTAAGTGAAAAATATGTTAAAGATATGAAGGTAATTTTTGATGATATGGGAACACTTCTTCTTAATCCGAAAGGTGGAGCTCCAATAGGAATAGGAACAGAGATAGGAGCCTTTGTAAGACTAGATGACTTAGATACAGGATATGCTTATAAGGAGATTGATAGAAGTATATTTATGAACCCAGATAAGAAAAACTCAAGAATTATAATTCCTATAGCTTCTTATGCAGATATTATGAAAGGTTATCCAATCGATTTCTTCTTCTATGCTAATAACTATGATGTAGCAGAAAATAATGAATTGGAATTTTTCTCCAATCCAGCTGAAGCAATTGAAGTGTTTAAAGCTGGTAGAAGAATGGCAAAAGGAACAACAAGTGAAGTAGGAATAGTTGATTCATATTTTGCTAACCCATTTGGACCAGTACAAAAACAAGAGGAAACAAATATATTAATAGATAGATTCTTTAAAGAGATGTTTACTAAAGGAGTAAAAGTTGGTCAAATTAAAACTCAATTAGGAATAAAAGGAATGGAAAAAGAGGGACCAATGAAAGCTGCTCAAAAATTATTTGAGTTAATAAAAGATTAATAGTTATTGAAAAATAAGGAGTAAGTATAGCTAAGCAAACGAATAGTTGCTTTTGCTAACTTACTCTTTTTTATTTAAAAAGTTATAAAAATTTAAATTATACGAATTAAAAGCATATAACAAAGGGTACTTAAAATAATTGTCATATACATATTTAATTTTAATTTAGGTGAGATTATAACAACTGCACAAGCTATTATTTCTGGAAGAAAGTTGTTAATATTTTTAAAATTTATATTTCGTAGACAATAAACTACTAAAATAACCATAATTGCAGGAGGTAAAACTCCACCTAGATATTTTACTTTTTCTGGTAATGCTCTATTTCCAAAAACTAAAAAAGGGATTGCTCTAGTAAACCAAGTTACAATAGCTGCTATAAAAATTACTAAGATTATATATGCCAAATTTTCCATAATTACTCCATTCTAATTTTTTCTTTTAAAAATATTAATATAACTACTGTAAGAGATAAAGCTGGAATTAAAAATCTATCTGCTCCTAAAATAATATAGAAGAAGAGAGAGGAAAATAATCCAGTGAGAGCAGGAATTTTACTTTTACAGTTTTTCCATTGGCTTACAACTATATACAAGAAAAAAGCTGTTGCTGAAAAATCAATTCCCCTCATATCCCAAGGAATAAAATTACCTAGATAACTTCCTAACATACAACCAAAGACCCAGTATATATGATTTAAAAATGAAATATAGAAATCCACTTTTTCTCTATTTAAATTTTCTTCATACTCTACAGAACAAAGTATAGAGTATGTTTCATCAGTTAAAGTTAAAACCATATAGGGATATTTCCAACCCATTTTACGAAATTTCTCTATAAATGCTACTCCATAAAAAATATGACGAGCATTGATGAAAAAACTCATAATAGCTATAGTGAGAAGTGGAACATGAGCTTGTAATAGAGAAACCATAACTATTTGTAATGAACCAGCATAGATAAAAAATCCAGCTATAAGAGATAGAAAAGGTGGATACCCAGCATCTCCCATTAAAATTCCAAAAGCTATTCCTATAAAAAGATAAGTAAAAA
The DNA window shown above is from uncultured Fusobacterium sp. and carries:
- a CDS encoding amino acid ABC transporter permease — its product is MENNILFILQGLGLTVKLYIITMVFSLPLGVILSLGRISKNSLLNNGIQVYTWIFRGTPLLLQLFFVYYGLPVVGITLSPFTAAALTFIINYTAYFCEIFRGSILGIDQGQYEAAKVLGMSYWQTMIRIIVPQALITALPPLGNEAIALIKDTSLISAIGMAEILRNSREIVTRDFSITPFIICAAVYLILSTVVVIFFKRMEKKVMI
- a CDS encoding AzlD domain-containing protein, whose protein sequence is MENLAYIILVIFIAAIVTWFTRAIPFLVFGNRALPEKVKYLGGVLPPAIMVILVVYCLRNINFKNINNFLPEIIACAVVIISPKLKLNMYMTIILSTLCYMLLIRII
- a CDS encoding nucleobase:cation symporter-2 family protein; the encoded protein is MRNRSPYHLDGVPSLKEAIPLGLQHVLAMFVSNITPLIIVAGALNMPAETKTFLIQCTMFVAGLNTMIQAYTLGPIGAKLPIVVGTSFAFVPVALSIGTQYGYEAILGAALVGGIFEAFIGLIIKKIRRYFPPVVTGVIVLSIGLSLLPTGVASFAGGFGAADFGSFSNLLLGMIVLITVIYFKQFTKGITSTGAMFIGTVIGFIVAIFMGKVDLASLSTAGYFNLPRPFTYGFSFHLDACLAMVMMYIVSAVETVGDMSGVTMGGANRELTDRELSGGILADGIGSCIAAAFSILPTTSFSQNTGLVTMTGVMSRFVVGVGAAFLMLGAFIPKVGAILSIVPASVIGGSLVMVFAMISISGINLITKEPLKGRNALILSVSLGLGYGLGSVPQALNNFPESVKLIFGGSGIVVSGSIAVILNLILPPDEEIKKLIKKDKMKV
- a CDS encoding (2Fe-2S)-binding protein produces the protein MLLTLNVNGRKREIVISADEYLLDVLRKLGYLSVKRGCDTGSCGLCTVLVDDKPVLSCSTLAVRAQGKNVTTIEGCQREAQKFAEFMAAEGAEQCGFCAPGFTLTVLALMKEYENPTDEEILHYLNGNLCRCSGYVSQLRAIKNFMEAEKR
- a CDS encoding molybdopterin cofactor-binding domain-containing protein, which encodes MKFVNKEMKKVDGVGLITGKPFYTDDLVANQEYLIIKLLRSPHAYARIKNIDTTIAEKIPGVEAIYTYKDVPQTMFTLAGQSYPEPSPYDRKILDEYVRYVGDPVAIIAAVDERVAEKAMNLIKVEYEVLEAVVDYEKALDSHILVHKDKAHTNYDNIGYDNTRNLASSYLQVKGDVEKGFAESEVILENTYYTQPQIHAMMETYRSAAYFDVYGRLTVISSTQIPFHVRRHLARALEYPSSKIRVIKPKLGGGFGGKQTSVCEIYAAFVTLKTGKPSKIIYTRKETQAYSNTRHGMRLTVKIGSDREGNIKAIDINVLSNTGAYGEHAPTVTALVVYKTFPLYEKIPMRCKADIVYSNTMVGGAFRGYGATQGTFAVESAVNELAHKLGLDPTEVRMKNLVDQSEKVSGDIKKCIEIGKKAFEWENRKVVDMGDGKVRASGMAVTMQGSGIAGVDTGSATVKFHDSGDFTVMLGVTDMGQGCDTVLTQMAAEVLEVPMEKVIVNTADTDTSPYDPGAYASSGTYVTGNAVIIACEKMKKEIVKAAAKLMNKAEDEVEYKGEYVEAKDGTTLTLKEIGIRSVSFEGQNQITTTGTWGGQTSPPPFIASFAEVEVDTLTGEVNVVDFLSVADCGTPINPALARVQVEGGIAQGIGLALTEEVTIDKNGKLLQDTLMQYKIPSRKDIGPKVNVIFSHSNEPTGPFGAKSIGEVVINTAAPAIADAIYKATKARVRSLPITSEKLFWKIYSK
- a CDS encoding phosphoenolpyruvate carboxykinase, yielding MRQEATINRNSITVNFTVKYCNNAESLLDSDGFKRVLTAFIEKIEKKETPVYVYIKDCCGKNVNLVQEITKLFKLLIVLEAEEIAKLDEKYARLLEDRNTLIEFIENLYTFWRKFERYAIVRNSKKGEGLQNVNFIEAINNFKNLILSTYRQIEETVMGYKHRVYRQLSAGINAGIILNDMNRSCPAEYSFLERVPFIETIILQPPFITYPKRNTRTGIFQEVFENPLKDVCINEENWFCYPAKVGESLAFIYFNRFFMSQGIALCNLFELAREEEYKNRKPDIIYVYGVKDYDTEMKTVFYDDKENNMIIGYANYGEDIDYFGYMKKMILTLHNLRMIQKGGLPIHGAMVNIIMKNGKKYNIVIMGDSGAGKSESLEAFRNLSEKYVKDMKVIFDDMGTLLLNPKGGAPIGIGTEIGAFVRLDDLDTGYAYKEIDRSIFMNPDKKNSRIIIPIASYADIMKGYPIDFFFYANNYDVAENNELEFFSNPAEAIEVFKAGRRMAKGTTSEVGIVDSYFANPFGPVQKQEETNILIDRFFKEMFTKGVKVGQIKTQLGIKGMEKEGPMKAAQKLFELIKD
- a CDS encoding amino acid ABC transporter ATP-binding protein; amino-acid sequence: MIIKIRDLYKNYEGNVKILKGVNLDIEKGEVISIIGASGGGKSTLLRCMIGLEEIDGGTVETPDRKKMGMVFQSFNLFPHKTALQNIMESLVVVDKMPKEEAKKIGLELLERVGLKERANFYPKALSGGQKQRVAIARAMAKNPEVLLFDEPTSALDPEMVNEVLNVIQNLRDTTDMTMVIVSHEIDFVNKISDRIVVMENGNIKEIRDNKK
- a CDS encoding xanthine phosphoribosyltransferase; amino-acid sequence: MELLKDYILNNGKTIGSKILKVDSFLNHQIDPVLMMKMGEEFKRRFEGVEINKILTIEASGIAIGLAAAYAFHVPLVFAKKKVPSTMSDFYTTKVFSFTKNQDYTICVGKDFLQPEDKILIIDDFLAMGNAVLGLKDLVDQAGAQVMGAGIAVTKGFQGGEKLLKDQGIRVESLAVVESLENGEINFR
- a CDS encoding FAD binding domain-containing protein, producing the protein MFSFKNYLAATSLEEAYNELSKNQKNIILGGTSYLRMGNVAYNTAIDLSNLALNYIREEGEYVHIGAMTSFRDLETNEITQNLFDGILDKCVRGIIGVQFRSNVTVGATVFSKYGFSDLIPTLLAMNATVVLFNGGELTLEEYLKEEKLRRDILVEVKVKKEGRGAFQSIRKSKTDYAITNACVTKTEAGIRVAIGVRPGKAVLAYKAMELLNTNEITEEIIDKACEIMSEEVTFGSNMRGTGEYRKAVSKTLVKRAIKEVL
- a CDS encoding AzlC family ABC transporter permease, with the translated sequence MKEFNFAIKQTFPIFFTYLFIGIAFGILMGDAGYPPFLSLIAGFFIYAGSLQIVMVSLLQAHVPLLTIAIMSFFINARHIFYGVAFIEKFRKMGWKYPYMVLTLTDETYSILCSVEYEENLNREKVDFYISFLNHIYWVFGCMLGSYLGNFIPWDMRGIDFSATAFFLYIVVSQWKNCKSKIPALTGLFSSLFFYIILGADRFLIPALSLTVVILIFLKEKIRME
- a CDS encoding amino acid ABC transporter substrate-binding protein produces the protein MKKIMMCLMLMVSVFVSSFGADKSLEQVKEKGYFIVGLDATFAPMGYRDEKGEIVGLDIDLAKEVARRIGVEARFKPCEWDAIIFDLRSKNIDMVWNGMTITPAREKQVAFTKPYLSDNQIIFTRKGEPQAKVQDLAGKVVGVQLGSSGAQSVEDNPIRSEIKELKKYATNVEALMDLEAGRLDAVVMDEISGKYYNAKKSTLNYSVETLAEESYGVALRKQDKALVEEINKQLDAMKADGTFEQIKAKWLGK